One Calliopsis andreniformis isolate RMS-2024a chromosome 9, iyCalAndr_principal, whole genome shotgun sequence genomic window carries:
- the LOC143183714 gene encoding uncharacterized protein LOC143183714 isoform X2 produces MSAQCNRFVQNAWKKELCTNCFKPRGEHPLPEETLRLNIGKVLTHTRADNLKIQSILRGKTVCQKDQRKKVVAFPECLTEIIGYGGDDFFSDAEEEDDQDFVESFNADDDLVPDSEEERALGNLTRANTNFNTITANLTEIIPAPETKTSTTRSFASLMLGKIQKDSEGKKTTLLVSVTPFGGDESLPTAKRPSDKKVNGFVNGFSTPSKYKISENADKSEPMLKSTKKLEIEVKKDDKKEQKYSSGMEKIVDMPLITSNNLISVIQRNDSTELDNVKDKSESNVDNTERTVEVGKSEKKTINVPRSPVIKTMENEKPKISVQTVHNGTKTECEYFNREKRSPEVSRKDDRLDKGIELTLTPLAKNEADETAESDRSMLVRGNDVDKVMSTMTDNKIENSSLSEVRKVEGGAAPAEKKFSFEDSRELAGEPDGKADEEEVTEPPALPRSPPPIEPWPPLQGETKPIITMEPRPSFLHGVVNPEAKLKPVVPQKPINFSTKGTVSSEGPSLSKKSYVLPPPSVQNAVSKSAQSAGAPLQEQISSSRSASKDKPEELQTPQQSVPKDRDIQGDQISRVQNSPKFVCQEAESTPKSAGQEPARASTGIKAKAAVSSSVGKSQTTDVGDNENLEVEEETLDAQCSTAESIRSTNKRRMAPKPPPADLLEELTPSSSLFARNPGANFKSDSPVVREKEKRERASSCSPKFRKAVSDLPDPTSIQPSDPASRRTISLSQDSLTSGPEVREEKKRGRSRFSLKRFLRMGSRKDVDMFSGHASNARIDEIPSTPQPKPRLEIIHPLELDGAAVEVVGNDRISRISEDQPDSCGSSNDTGRATRSPLSSGSHAAVRPGKPPPPPRNQSLEDWSRLDPASKPVRPPPPRVETKQLPPRSDKSSSKSSPSSSSSSSSSSSSSSSSWQPAASTTSDSIYANLGEVRSSLAPSKPQRTASMRDQAISQPILKKHESSSPALNQDYEAVAVTAPPTSDSLTSNDSHVYECLSSSPECDSNLELRHGSGSHLTCKRKSDSNVMEPAAEFKFHHQTFVRSTSLPYCGSETESELYAPYGFYTGDEGPEEDQDWKSKDDELRISRLRQRRGRSIVHRSLEDNYGAVVVANHEALAQFLEQLNQTPQVPVGLRALKNTNPCISHFSLDTNTSITVGRRIFYSATWNELNVTLCVAFDLATHVSRKEFYLAPIIEFMDSVPQEITEKAYLPGNKQLEATISVLPRLQVSTIQSFGGAIKDMHDEGTVREASFVLLQFVTALKSLQARGIEESARSLNNVVLCREDKDAYYRLYLLQGLNVDTNEEREEERVSLCQCALVALQQLNLTNRLPLIQELLMREKAVTLSQVKSVLEFSLWGPADVTFGGPREREVTLQRWLDLERANVLHALVRTRAPLTVTDEYQLLFLVRTSAKIMGEASLLLDEQRNLLYRVR; encoded by the exons CCCGAGACAAAAACGTCAACCACGAGATCCTTCGCGTCCCTGATGTTGGGGAAGATACAGAAGGATTCGGAGGGTAAGAAGACCACTCTGTTGGTATCCGTGACTCCATTCGGCGGAGACGAGTCCCTTCCCACTGCGAAGAGGCCCAGCGACAAGAAAGTGAATGGATTTGTCAACGGGTTTTCAACTCCCTCCAAATATAAGATCAGCGAAAATGCTGATAAAAGTGAG CCGATGCTGAAGAGTACGAAGAAACTCGAGATCGAGGTAAAGAAGGACGACAAGAAGGAGCAGAAGTACTCTTCAGGGATGGAGAAGATCGTAGACATGCCTCTGATCACGTCTAACAATCTAATTTCCGTTATTCAGCGAAACGATTCCACTGAGCTCGACAACGTAAAAGATAAGAGCGAGTCTAATGTGGATAATACCGAAAGGACCGTGGAAGTGGGAAAGTCGGAGAAGAAAACTATCAACGTTCCTCGTAGTCCAGTGATCAAGACGATGGAGAACGAGAAACCGAAGATTTCTGTGCAGACTGTTCATAATGGGACCAAAACGGAGTGCGAATATTTTAACAGAGAGAAAAGGTCGCCAGAGGTTTCCAGAAAGGACGACAGATTGGACAAGGGTATCGAGTTGACTTTGACACCTCTGGCGAAGAACGAGGCCGACGAGACAGCGGAGAGCGACAGGTCCATGCTGGTGCGAGGGAACGATGTCGATAAAGTTATGTCGACGATGACAGACAATAAAATCGAGAACTCGTCTCTTTCCGAAGTACGCAAGGTGGAAGGTGGGGCTGCTCCAGCCGAGAAGAAATTCAGTTTCGAGGATAGCCGTGAGCTGGCTGGAGAACCGGATGGGAAAGCGGACGAGGAGGAAGTGACGGAACCACCTGCGCTTCCCAGAAGCCCACCACCCATCGAGCCCTGGCCTCCCCTTCAGGGTGAGACTAAACCGATCATAACTATGGAGCCCCGACCGTCTTTCCTTCATGGCGTAGTCAATCCTGAGGCGAAATTGAAACCTGTGGTACCTCAGAAACCGATTAATTTCTCCACGAAGGGTACCGTTTCTTCTGAAGGGCCTAGCTTGTCGAAAAAGAGCTACGTGTTACCTCCTCCTTCGGTTCAGAATGCTGTGAGCAAGTCTGCTCAAAGTGCAG GTGCCCCGCTACAAGAGCAGATAAGTTCCTCCCGGTCAGCTAGCAAAGACAAGCCCGAGGAACTCCAGACTCCGCAGCAGAGTGTTCCGAAAGATAGAGACATCCAAGGGGATCAGATCTCGCGAGTTCAAAACAGCCCGAAGTTCGTGTGCCAGGAAGCGGAATCTACCCCAAAATCTGCGGGCCAGGAGCCTGCTAGAGCATCTACAGGGATCAAAGCGAAGGCGGCGGTGTCTTCGAGCGTGGGCAAGAGTCAAACCACAGACGTCGGAGATAACGAGAACCTCGAGGTCGAGGAAGAAACACTGGACGCTCAGTGTTCGACAGCGGAATCGATACGTTCGACGAATAAGAGAAGAATGGCGCCGAAGCCACCTCCAGCCGACTTGCTGGAAGAATTGACTCCAAGTTCCTCATTGTTCGCGAGAAACCCTGGGGCGAACTTCAAATCTGACTCGCCAGTTGTGAGGGAAaaagagaagagagagagagcctCCTCGTGCAGTCCAAAGTTCCGAAAGGCTGTTTCGGACCTGCCCGATCCTACCAGCATCCAGCCTTCGGATCCTGCCTCGAGGAGGACGATATCCCTGTCCCAGGACAGCCTAACGAGTGGGCCAGAAGTGAGGGAGGAGAAAAAGCGTGGCAGGTCGCGTTTCTCGTTGAAGAGATTCCTGAGAATGGGTTCGAGGAAAGACGTGGACATGTTCAGCGGGCACGCGTCTAACGCTAGGATCGATGAAATTCCATCGACACCACAGCCTAAGCCACGCTTGGAGATCATCCATCCGCTCGAGCTGGACGGTGCTGCCGTAGAGGTGGTGGGGAATGATCGAATTAGTAGGATAAGCGAAGATCAACCTGATTCCTGCGGCTCTAGCAACGACACGGGAAGAGCAACTCGATCGCCCTTGTCCTCTGGATCTCATGCTGCCG TGAGACCCGGAAAACCACCACCACCGCCGAGGAACCAGTCCCTGGAGGATTGGTCGAGGTTGGATCCAGCTAGCAAACCGGTCAGACCGCCACCGCCTCGTGTCGAGACCAAGCAACTACCGCCGAGAAGCGACAAGTCATCCTCGAAATCGTCGCCTTCGTCGTCATCCTCGTCATCCTCTTCGTCttcctcgtcgtcgtcgtcttgGCAACCAGCGGCCTCGACGACGTCAGACTCGATTTACGCGAATTTGG GTGAGGTGCGCAGCTCGTTGGCACCCTCGAAACCCCAAAGAACTGCCAGCATGAGGGACCAAGCGATCTCGCAGCCGATACTCAAGAAACATGAATCCTCCAGCCCGGCCCTTAATCAGGATTACGAGGCAGTCGCGGTTACTGCGCCACCCACGTCCGATTCTCTG ACGTCTAACGACAGTCATGTTTACGAGTGCCTTTCCAGTTCGCCGGAGTGCGACTCTAATCTCGAGCTTCGACACGGAAGTGGATCTCATCTCACCTGCAAGCGGAAATCCGACAGCAACGTGATGGAGCCCGCTGCGGAATTCAAATTTCATCACCAGACGTTTGTCAGATCGACCTCGCTGCCATATTGCGGCAGCGAGACCGAGAGCGAACTTTACGCCCCGTATGGTTTTTACACTGGCGATGAG GGGCCTGAAGAGGACCAAGATTGGAAGAGTAAAGATGATGAGTTGAGGATAAGTCGATTGAGGCAGCGCAGAGGTCGCAGTATAGTTCATCGAAGTCTGGAGGATAATTATGGCGCTGTGGTGGTGGCTAATCACGAAGCTCTTGCTCAATTTCTCGAACAG ctgaACCAAACGCCTCAAGTGCCAGTGGGTTTGCGAGCCCTCAAAAACACGAATCCCTGTATAAGCCACTTCAGTCTCGATACTAATACGTCGATCACTGTCGGTCGAAGAATATTTTATTCGGCGACGTGGAACGAGCTGAACGTCACTTTATGCGTCGCCTTCGATCTGGCCACTCATGTGTCGAGGAAGGAATTTTATTTGGCACCTATAATCGAGTTCATGGACAGCGTGCCGCAGGAAATTACCGAGAAGGCGTACCTGCCGGGAAACAAGCAACTAGAAG cgACCATTTCTGTTCTGCCACGTCTACAAGTAAGTACGATACAatcgtttggtggagcaattaaGGACATGCACGACGAGGGAACAGTCAGGGAAGCCTCGTTCGTGCTCCTCCAATTCGTCACCGCCTTAAAGAGCCTTCAAGCTCGGGGAATCGAGGAGTCCGCGAGGAGCTTGAACAACGTGGTTCTCTGCAGGGAGGACAAGGACGCCTATTACAGGCTCTATCTTCTTCAGGG ATTGAACGTAGACACGAACGAGGAGCGTGAAGAGGAGAGGGTCTCTCTGTGCCAGTGCGCCCTTGTGGCGCTTCAGCAATTGAATTTGACGAACAGACTGCCGTTGATTCAGGAATTACTAATGAGGGAAAAGGCAGTCACTCTGTCTCAG GTAAAATCTGTATTGGAGTTTTCCTTATGGGGTCCAGCGGATGTGACCTTTGGTGGCCCACGCGAACGAGAGGTCACCCTCCAAAGGTGGCTCGATCTGGAAAGGGCGAACGTCTTACATGCCTTAGTCAGGACAAGGGCACCCCTCACTGTCACAGATGAATATCAATTATTATTCCTTGTTCGAACTAGTGCGAAAATTATGGGCGAAGCGTCGCTGTTATTGGACGAACAGCGAAACCTTTTATACCGTGTTCGTTAA
- the LOC143183714 gene encoding uncharacterized protein LOC143183714 isoform X1, with amino-acid sequence MSAQCNRFVQNAWKKELCTNCFKPRGEHPLPEETLRLNIGKVLTHTRADNLKIQSILRGKTVCQKDQRKKVVAFPECLTEIIGYGGDDFFSDAEEEDDQDFVESFNADDDLVPDSEEERALGNLTRANTNFNTITANLTEIIPAPETKTSTTRSFASLMLGKIQKDSEGKKTTLLVSVTPFGGDESLPTAKRPSDKKVNGFVNGFSTPSKYKISENADKSEPMLKSTKKLEIEVKKDDKKEQKYSSGMEKIVDMPLITSNNLISVIQRNDSTELDNVKDKSESNVDNTERTVEVGKSEKKTINVPRSPVIKTMENEKPKISVQTVHNGTKTECEYFNREKRSPEVSRKDDRLDKGIELTLTPLAKNEADETAESDRSMLVRGNDVDKVMSTMTDNKIENSSLSEVRKVEGGAAPAEKKFSFEDSRELAGEPDGKADEEEVTEPPALPRSPPPIEPWPPLQGETKPIITMEPRPSFLHGVVNPEAKLKPVVPQKPINFSTKGTVSSEGPSLSKKSYVLPPPSVQNAVSKSAQSAGAPLQEQISSSRSASKDKPEELQTPQQSVPKDRDIQGDQISRVQNSPKFVCQEAESTPKSAGQEPARASTGIKAKAAVSSSVGKSQTTDVGDNENLEVEEETLDAQCSTAESIRSTNKRRMAPKPPPADLLEELTPSSSLFARNPGANFKSDSPVVREKEKRERASSCSPKFRKAVSDLPDPTSIQPSDPASRRTISLSQDSLTSGPEVREEKKRGRSRFSLKRFLRMGSRKDVDMFSGHASNARIDEIPSTPQPKPRLEIIHPLELDGAAVEVVGNDRISRISEDQPDSCGSSNDTGRATRSPLSSGSHAAVRPGKPPPPPRNQSLEDWSRLDPASKPVRPPPPRVETKQLPPRSDKSSSKSSPSSSSSSSSSSSSSSSSWQPAASTTSDSIYANLAAEDVTGEVRSSLAPSKPQRTASMRDQAISQPILKKHESSSPALNQDYEAVAVTAPPTSDSLTSNDSHVYECLSSSPECDSNLELRHGSGSHLTCKRKSDSNVMEPAAEFKFHHQTFVRSTSLPYCGSETESELYAPYGFYTGDEGPEEDQDWKSKDDELRISRLRQRRGRSIVHRSLEDNYGAVVVANHEALAQFLEQLNQTPQVPVGLRALKNTNPCISHFSLDTNTSITVGRRIFYSATWNELNVTLCVAFDLATHVSRKEFYLAPIIEFMDSVPQEITEKAYLPGNKQLEATISVLPRLQVSTIQSFGGAIKDMHDEGTVREASFVLLQFVTALKSLQARGIEESARSLNNVVLCREDKDAYYRLYLLQGLNVDTNEEREEERVSLCQCALVALQQLNLTNRLPLIQELLMREKAVTLSQVKSVLEFSLWGPADVTFGGPREREVTLQRWLDLERANVLHALVRTRAPLTVTDEYQLLFLVRTSAKIMGEASLLLDEQRNLLYRVR; translated from the exons CCCGAGACAAAAACGTCAACCACGAGATCCTTCGCGTCCCTGATGTTGGGGAAGATACAGAAGGATTCGGAGGGTAAGAAGACCACTCTGTTGGTATCCGTGACTCCATTCGGCGGAGACGAGTCCCTTCCCACTGCGAAGAGGCCCAGCGACAAGAAAGTGAATGGATTTGTCAACGGGTTTTCAACTCCCTCCAAATATAAGATCAGCGAAAATGCTGATAAAAGTGAG CCGATGCTGAAGAGTACGAAGAAACTCGAGATCGAGGTAAAGAAGGACGACAAGAAGGAGCAGAAGTACTCTTCAGGGATGGAGAAGATCGTAGACATGCCTCTGATCACGTCTAACAATCTAATTTCCGTTATTCAGCGAAACGATTCCACTGAGCTCGACAACGTAAAAGATAAGAGCGAGTCTAATGTGGATAATACCGAAAGGACCGTGGAAGTGGGAAAGTCGGAGAAGAAAACTATCAACGTTCCTCGTAGTCCAGTGATCAAGACGATGGAGAACGAGAAACCGAAGATTTCTGTGCAGACTGTTCATAATGGGACCAAAACGGAGTGCGAATATTTTAACAGAGAGAAAAGGTCGCCAGAGGTTTCCAGAAAGGACGACAGATTGGACAAGGGTATCGAGTTGACTTTGACACCTCTGGCGAAGAACGAGGCCGACGAGACAGCGGAGAGCGACAGGTCCATGCTGGTGCGAGGGAACGATGTCGATAAAGTTATGTCGACGATGACAGACAATAAAATCGAGAACTCGTCTCTTTCCGAAGTACGCAAGGTGGAAGGTGGGGCTGCTCCAGCCGAGAAGAAATTCAGTTTCGAGGATAGCCGTGAGCTGGCTGGAGAACCGGATGGGAAAGCGGACGAGGAGGAAGTGACGGAACCACCTGCGCTTCCCAGAAGCCCACCACCCATCGAGCCCTGGCCTCCCCTTCAGGGTGAGACTAAACCGATCATAACTATGGAGCCCCGACCGTCTTTCCTTCATGGCGTAGTCAATCCTGAGGCGAAATTGAAACCTGTGGTACCTCAGAAACCGATTAATTTCTCCACGAAGGGTACCGTTTCTTCTGAAGGGCCTAGCTTGTCGAAAAAGAGCTACGTGTTACCTCCTCCTTCGGTTCAGAATGCTGTGAGCAAGTCTGCTCAAAGTGCAG GTGCCCCGCTACAAGAGCAGATAAGTTCCTCCCGGTCAGCTAGCAAAGACAAGCCCGAGGAACTCCAGACTCCGCAGCAGAGTGTTCCGAAAGATAGAGACATCCAAGGGGATCAGATCTCGCGAGTTCAAAACAGCCCGAAGTTCGTGTGCCAGGAAGCGGAATCTACCCCAAAATCTGCGGGCCAGGAGCCTGCTAGAGCATCTACAGGGATCAAAGCGAAGGCGGCGGTGTCTTCGAGCGTGGGCAAGAGTCAAACCACAGACGTCGGAGATAACGAGAACCTCGAGGTCGAGGAAGAAACACTGGACGCTCAGTGTTCGACAGCGGAATCGATACGTTCGACGAATAAGAGAAGAATGGCGCCGAAGCCACCTCCAGCCGACTTGCTGGAAGAATTGACTCCAAGTTCCTCATTGTTCGCGAGAAACCCTGGGGCGAACTTCAAATCTGACTCGCCAGTTGTGAGGGAAaaagagaagagagagagagcctCCTCGTGCAGTCCAAAGTTCCGAAAGGCTGTTTCGGACCTGCCCGATCCTACCAGCATCCAGCCTTCGGATCCTGCCTCGAGGAGGACGATATCCCTGTCCCAGGACAGCCTAACGAGTGGGCCAGAAGTGAGGGAGGAGAAAAAGCGTGGCAGGTCGCGTTTCTCGTTGAAGAGATTCCTGAGAATGGGTTCGAGGAAAGACGTGGACATGTTCAGCGGGCACGCGTCTAACGCTAGGATCGATGAAATTCCATCGACACCACAGCCTAAGCCACGCTTGGAGATCATCCATCCGCTCGAGCTGGACGGTGCTGCCGTAGAGGTGGTGGGGAATGATCGAATTAGTAGGATAAGCGAAGATCAACCTGATTCCTGCGGCTCTAGCAACGACACGGGAAGAGCAACTCGATCGCCCTTGTCCTCTGGATCTCATGCTGCCG TGAGACCCGGAAAACCACCACCACCGCCGAGGAACCAGTCCCTGGAGGATTGGTCGAGGTTGGATCCAGCTAGCAAACCGGTCAGACCGCCACCGCCTCGTGTCGAGACCAAGCAACTACCGCCGAGAAGCGACAAGTCATCCTCGAAATCGTCGCCTTCGTCGTCATCCTCGTCATCCTCTTCGTCttcctcgtcgtcgtcgtcttgGCAACCAGCGGCCTCGACGACGTCAGACTCGATTTACGCGAATTTGG CAGCGGAGGATGTTACAGGTGAGGTGCGCAGCTCGTTGGCACCCTCGAAACCCCAAAGAACTGCCAGCATGAGGGACCAAGCGATCTCGCAGCCGATACTCAAGAAACATGAATCCTCCAGCCCGGCCCTTAATCAGGATTACGAGGCAGTCGCGGTTACTGCGCCACCCACGTCCGATTCTCTG ACGTCTAACGACAGTCATGTTTACGAGTGCCTTTCCAGTTCGCCGGAGTGCGACTCTAATCTCGAGCTTCGACACGGAAGTGGATCTCATCTCACCTGCAAGCGGAAATCCGACAGCAACGTGATGGAGCCCGCTGCGGAATTCAAATTTCATCACCAGACGTTTGTCAGATCGACCTCGCTGCCATATTGCGGCAGCGAGACCGAGAGCGAACTTTACGCCCCGTATGGTTTTTACACTGGCGATGAG GGGCCTGAAGAGGACCAAGATTGGAAGAGTAAAGATGATGAGTTGAGGATAAGTCGATTGAGGCAGCGCAGAGGTCGCAGTATAGTTCATCGAAGTCTGGAGGATAATTATGGCGCTGTGGTGGTGGCTAATCACGAAGCTCTTGCTCAATTTCTCGAACAG ctgaACCAAACGCCTCAAGTGCCAGTGGGTTTGCGAGCCCTCAAAAACACGAATCCCTGTATAAGCCACTTCAGTCTCGATACTAATACGTCGATCACTGTCGGTCGAAGAATATTTTATTCGGCGACGTGGAACGAGCTGAACGTCACTTTATGCGTCGCCTTCGATCTGGCCACTCATGTGTCGAGGAAGGAATTTTATTTGGCACCTATAATCGAGTTCATGGACAGCGTGCCGCAGGAAATTACCGAGAAGGCGTACCTGCCGGGAAACAAGCAACTAGAAG cgACCATTTCTGTTCTGCCACGTCTACAAGTAAGTACGATACAatcgtttggtggagcaattaaGGACATGCACGACGAGGGAACAGTCAGGGAAGCCTCGTTCGTGCTCCTCCAATTCGTCACCGCCTTAAAGAGCCTTCAAGCTCGGGGAATCGAGGAGTCCGCGAGGAGCTTGAACAACGTGGTTCTCTGCAGGGAGGACAAGGACGCCTATTACAGGCTCTATCTTCTTCAGGG ATTGAACGTAGACACGAACGAGGAGCGTGAAGAGGAGAGGGTCTCTCTGTGCCAGTGCGCCCTTGTGGCGCTTCAGCAATTGAATTTGACGAACAGACTGCCGTTGATTCAGGAATTACTAATGAGGGAAAAGGCAGTCACTCTGTCTCAG GTAAAATCTGTATTGGAGTTTTCCTTATGGGGTCCAGCGGATGTGACCTTTGGTGGCCCACGCGAACGAGAGGTCACCCTCCAAAGGTGGCTCGATCTGGAAAGGGCGAACGTCTTACATGCCTTAGTCAGGACAAGGGCACCCCTCACTGTCACAGATGAATATCAATTATTATTCCTTGTTCGAACTAGTGCGAAAATTATGGGCGAAGCGTCGCTGTTATTGGACGAACAGCGAAACCTTTTATACCGTGTTCGTTAA